The Polaribacter tangerinus genome has a segment encoding these proteins:
- the ybeY gene encoding rRNA maturation RNase YbeY: protein MITFNYETDFSIDKSDVLQAWISRVIDNHGFEQGEINYIFCDDDYLHKLNVQFLNHDTLTDIISFDNCLGNLINGDIYISVDRVADNATTYNVSFDNELHRVMIHGVLHYCGFKDKTTKEQEQMTIEENAALSILNY from the coding sequence ATGATTACATTTAATTACGAAACAGATTTTTCAATTGATAAATCGGATGTTCTACAGGCTTGGATTTCTAGAGTTATCGACAATCACGGTTTTGAGCAAGGAGAAATTAATTATATTTTTTGTGACGATGATTATCTGCATAAATTGAATGTACAATTTTTAAACCATGATACGCTTACAGATATTATAAGTTTCGATAATTGTCTTGGAAACTTAATTAATGGCGATATTTATATTTCTGTAGATCGTGTAGCAGATAATGCCACAACGTATAATGTGTCATTTGATAATGAGCTACACCGTGTTATGATACATGGAGTGTTACATTATTGTGGTTTTAAAGATAAAACAACTAAAGAACAAGAGCAGATGACTATCGAAGAAAACGCCGCTTTATCAATATTAAATTATTGA